A section of the Streptomyces sp. NBC_00178 genome encodes:
- a CDS encoding N-acetylmuramoyl-L-alanine amidase encodes MRRRRILQGAAVTATAAFLPASVRAGAVPTAAADYPQAQWFPASPANRTSANRPSDHRVDRVVIHVAQQAFTETVGIFAGPASHVSAHYVVRSGDGFVAQCVRERDIAWHAGNWDYNTRSIGIEHEGWVDRPSYFTQVMYERSAHLTADICDRYGLPRDRAHVIGHHEVPGSDHTDPGADWDWERYMRLVERAPGNGR; translated from the coding sequence ATGCGGCGCAGAAGGATCCTTCAGGGCGCCGCGGTCACCGCCACGGCGGCGTTCCTCCCGGCGTCGGTCCGCGCGGGGGCCGTGCCGACGGCGGCCGCGGACTACCCGCAGGCGCAGTGGTTTCCCGCGTCCCCGGCCAACCGCACGTCCGCGAACAGGCCTTCGGACCATCGGGTCGACCGGGTCGTCATCCATGTCGCGCAGCAGGCGTTCACCGAGACCGTCGGCATCTTCGCGGGCCCGGCCAGCCACGTGTCCGCCCACTACGTGGTGCGCTCGGGGGACGGCTTCGTGGCCCAGTGCGTGCGCGAACGGGACATCGCCTGGCACGCGGGGAACTGGGACTACAACACCCGCAGCATCGGCATCGAGCACGAGGGCTGGGTGGACCGGCCTTCCTACTTCACCCAGGTGATGTACGAGCGGTCGGCGCACCTCACCGCGGACATATGCGACCGCTACGGCCTGCCCAGGGACCGCGCGCACGTCATCGGCCACCACGAAGTACCGGGCAGCGACCACACGGATCCGGGCGCGGACTGGGACTGGGAGCGCTACATGCGCCTCGTCGAGCGAGCTCCCGGCAACGGCCGCTGA
- a CDS encoding SWIM zinc finger family protein has translation MSGSSEPERTFAGLPPTQGRGFAASWWGRAWLKALEDTALDGAQLKKGRRLAREGRVGAVSVRPGRLTAVVQDRDSTAYRSDVLLQELGDEEWERFLDMATERSGHIAALLDREMPPHLVEDAAAAGVELLPGIGDLDPECGCEAWDHCPHSAALCYQVARLLDQDPFVLLLLRGRGERRLLDELQARSMARAAGAVGPGRDVEEFSGGPAQGVRADEVFAARDILPPLPPPPDPPEEPGTPPSLDTGTAPGGDVDPDALAFLAADSAARALAMLVDALAAGHALRAPVAELTPAEDAVRMAAGDPPAPPAVRERLVSASGRQASGLDDAVRAWHHGGSAALSVHDEAWQPGPEDLARAERQLAAGWEDEGAPDFRRVNNRWTVQGSGVQLRYGRDGRWWPYRKVRGRWTATGPADTDPAAALAAVTSG, from the coding sequence ATGAGTGGGAGTTCCGAGCCGGAGCGTACGTTCGCCGGTCTGCCGCCCACGCAGGGCCGCGGTTTCGCCGCGTCCTGGTGGGGACGGGCGTGGCTGAAGGCGCTGGAGGACACGGCGCTGGACGGGGCGCAGCTCAAGAAGGGCCGCAGGCTGGCACGGGAGGGCCGGGTGGGCGCGGTGTCCGTGCGGCCCGGCCGGCTGACCGCCGTGGTGCAGGACCGCGACTCCACGGCGTACCGGAGTGATGTGCTGCTCCAGGAGCTCGGCGACGAGGAATGGGAGCGGTTCCTGGACATGGCCACCGAGCGGTCCGGGCACATCGCGGCGCTGCTCGACCGTGAGATGCCGCCGCACCTGGTGGAGGACGCGGCCGCCGCCGGGGTCGAGCTGCTGCCGGGTATCGGCGACCTGGACCCGGAGTGCGGCTGTGAGGCCTGGGACCACTGCCCGCACTCGGCTGCCCTGTGCTACCAGGTGGCGCGGCTCCTGGATCAGGACCCCTTCGTACTGCTGCTCCTGCGGGGGCGCGGCGAGCGGCGGCTGCTCGACGAGCTGCAGGCCCGGAGCATGGCGCGTGCCGCCGGTGCGGTGGGTCCCGGGAGGGACGTCGAGGAGTTCTCCGGCGGGCCGGCGCAAGGGGTGCGGGCCGACGAGGTCTTCGCCGCACGTGACATCCTGCCGCCTCTCCCCCCGCCGCCGGATCCGCCGGAGGAACCGGGTACGCCACCGTCGCTGGACACCGGGACGGCGCCCGGCGGGGACGTCGACCCGGACGCGCTGGCCTTCCTCGCGGCGGACAGCGCCGCGCGAGCCCTGGCCATGCTGGTGGACGCGCTCGCCGCAGGTCACGCACTCCGCGCTCCGGTGGCGGAGCTGACTCCCGCCGAGGACGCCGTGCGCATGGCGGCCGGAGACCCGCCCGCGCCACCCGCCGTGAGGGAGCGCCTGGTGTCCGCCTCGGGCAGGCAGGCGTCCGGTCTCGACGACGCCGTGCGGGCCTGGCATCACGGCGGGAGCGCGGCTCTGTCGGTCCACGACGAGGCGTGGCAGCCCGGTCCGGAGGACCTGGCGCGGGCGGAGAGGCAACTCGCCGCGGGGTGGGAGGACGAGGGTGCTCCGGACTTCCGCAGGGTGAACAACCGCTGGACCGTGCAGGGTTCGGGAGTTCAGTTGCGCTACGGCCGCGACGGACGCTGGTGGCCGTACCGCAAGGTGCGGGGCCGCTGGACAGCGACGGGGCCCGCGGACACGGACCCCGCGGCGGCCCTGGCGGCGGTGACCTCCGGCTGA
- a CDS encoding DEAD/DEAH box helicase, with the protein MHRLSAATLDEITELSRCSAVFLPADPARTGLIAFWDPDGGTPPDGPGRPGELTVVGGDVRPDVVPALLVPVKDALPVLTRARVGAEASPSAAFWGAAGVLALQLVARGLLLPGLSATDHDSWRAGPLTAQDMERIRVLAASMPPDAHAVPLDAAADPLLLPEPESLLRAFLDAVVDGLPRSPAARAVAGSPAFAAREARHLPGLRLWAADVAAGHDAGVRLSLRVEISGLAEAEAGEDGSGEAPSFRVVLQVHGVRDPSLVADAADVWAGRSHAASLLGPRARMDALLALRRAARAWQPLAPLLSAAVPDAVEPGDEEVAELLGPAARALAATGVQVHWPRNLERRLTARAVIGPAEAGTAEDGTGDDGAAEAGPRAAAPSFLSPEALLAFDWWFALGDQKVTREELDRLAEAGRPLVRLRDRWVLIDPEEARLARRTRDRKVTPVDALSAVLTGATDVEGRRVQVSATGWLEELRARIADPESSTAQVVGQPAALDADLRDYQLRGLNWLVTMSSLGLGCCLADDMGLGKTITLIALHLHRQEAGTTAGPTLVVCPTSLMGNWQREIERFAPGTPVRRFHGPSRSLDGVAAGEFVLTTYGTMRLDAARLAQASWGMVVADEAQHVKNPRSATARQLRTIGAGARVALTGTPVENNLSELWAILDWTTPGLLGKLGTFRDRYASAVERGDDPAATERLAALVRPFLLRRRKSDPGIAPELPPKTETDRAVSLTPEQAGLYEAVVRETLAEISGADGFARRGLIVKLLTALKQICNHPAQYLKEEQPRIVDRSGKVELLDELLDTILSEGASVLVFTQYVRMARLLEQHLAARGVPTQFLHGGTPVAEREAMVNRFQAGAAPVFLLSLKAAGTGLNLTRAGHVVHFDRWWNPAVEAQATDRAYRIGQTQPVQVHRLIAEGTIEDRIAAMLARKQGLADAVLGGGEAALTELTDAELADLVELRGGAR; encoded by the coding sequence GTGCACAGGCTCTCCGCGGCAACACTCGACGAGATCACCGAACTGTCCCGCTGCTCCGCGGTCTTCCTCCCCGCGGACCCGGCCCGTACCGGGCTGATCGCGTTCTGGGACCCGGACGGTGGCACCCCTCCCGACGGTCCGGGCCGTCCCGGGGAACTGACCGTCGTCGGCGGTGACGTCCGCCCCGACGTGGTCCCGGCGCTGCTCGTGCCGGTGAAGGACGCGCTGCCGGTCCTGACGCGCGCGCGGGTCGGTGCCGAGGCCTCTCCGTCCGCCGCCTTCTGGGGCGCAGCGGGCGTGCTCGCACTCCAACTGGTCGCGCGCGGGCTCCTGCTGCCGGGGCTGAGCGCAACCGACCACGACTCCTGGCGTGCCGGCCCCCTGACGGCCCAGGACATGGAACGGATCAGGGTCCTGGCGGCTTCGATGCCACCCGACGCCCACGCGGTTCCCCTGGACGCGGCGGCCGATCCGCTCCTGCTGCCCGAACCGGAGTCACTGCTGCGGGCGTTCCTCGACGCGGTGGTGGACGGGCTCCCCCGGAGTCCGGCCGCCCGGGCGGTCGCGGGTTCGCCGGCGTTCGCCGCGCGGGAGGCCCGGCACCTGCCCGGGCTGCGGCTGTGGGCCGCCGACGTGGCGGCCGGACACGATGCCGGTGTGCGCCTCTCGTTGCGGGTCGAGATCTCGGGGCTCGCCGAAGCGGAAGCCGGGGAGGACGGCTCCGGCGAGGCGCCGTCCTTCCGTGTCGTCCTGCAGGTACACGGCGTCCGGGACCCCTCTCTCGTCGCCGACGCCGCGGACGTGTGGGCGGGCCGCTCCCACGCCGCGTCACTTCTCGGCCCGCGCGCCCGTATGGACGCCCTGCTCGCCCTGCGCCGGGCGGCGCGCGCGTGGCAGCCGCTGGCGCCGCTCCTGTCCGCCGCGGTGCCGGACGCGGTCGAGCCGGGGGACGAGGAGGTCGCGGAGTTGCTGGGTCCGGCCGCCCGGGCGCTCGCCGCGACCGGCGTACAGGTGCACTGGCCGAGGAACCTGGAGCGGAGGCTCACAGCACGGGCGGTGATCGGCCCCGCTGAGGCCGGCACGGCTGAGGACGGCACGGGCGACGACGGGGCGGCGGAAGCCGGGCCCCGCGCGGCGGCTCCGTCCTTCCTGTCTCCCGAGGCCCTGCTGGCGTTCGACTGGTGGTTCGCGCTGGGCGATCAGAAGGTGACGCGGGAGGAGCTCGACCGGCTCGCGGAGGCCGGCAGGCCCCTGGTCAGGCTGCGGGACCGCTGGGTGCTGATCGACCCGGAGGAGGCACGTCTCGCGCGGCGGACCCGGGACCGCAAGGTCACTCCGGTCGACGCCCTGAGCGCCGTGCTGACGGGTGCCACGGACGTCGAGGGACGCCGGGTCCAGGTGTCCGCGACGGGCTGGCTGGAAGAGCTGCGGGCGCGCATCGCGGACCCCGAGTCGTCCACGGCGCAGGTGGTGGGTCAGCCGGCCGCGCTCGACGCCGACCTGCGCGACTACCAGCTGCGCGGCCTGAACTGGCTGGTGACGATGAGTTCGCTCGGCCTCGGCTGCTGCCTGGCGGACGACATGGGGCTGGGCAAGACCATCACGCTCATCGCGCTGCACCTGCACCGGCAGGAGGCGGGGACGACCGCGGGGCCCACGCTCGTCGTCTGTCCCACCTCCCTGATGGGCAACTGGCAGCGGGAGATCGAGCGGTTCGCCCCGGGCACTCCCGTCCGGCGTTTCCACGGTCCCTCGCGCTCGCTGGACGGCGTCGCCGCCGGCGAGTTCGTCCTGACCACGTACGGCACCATGCGTCTGGACGCCGCCCGGCTGGCACAGGCCTCCTGGGGCATGGTCGTCGCCGACGAGGCGCAGCACGTCAAGAACCCCCGCTCGGCGACCGCCAGGCAACTGCGGACCATCGGTGCGGGTGCGCGCGTCGCGCTCACCGGGACCCCGGTGGAGAACAACCTGTCCGAGCTCTGGGCGATCCTCGACTGGACGACGCCGGGACTGCTCGGGAAGCTCGGCACGTTCCGCGACCGGTACGCGAGCGCGGTCGAGAGAGGTGACGACCCCGCGGCCACCGAGAGGCTCGCCGCGCTGGTCCGGCCGTTCCTGCTGCGCCGCCGCAAGTCCGACCCGGGCATCGCCCCCGAGCTGCCTCCCAAGACGGAGACCGACCGCGCCGTGTCCCTCACGCCGGAGCAGGCCGGGCTGTACGAGGCGGTGGTCCGCGAGACGCTCGCCGAGATCTCCGGTGCGGACGGCTTCGCGCGGCGCGGGCTGATCGTGAAACTGCTGACCGCGCTGAAGCAGATCTGCAACCACCCGGCGCAGTACCTCAAGGAGGAGCAACCCCGGATCGTGGACCGGTCCGGAAAGGTGGAGCTCCTCGACGAACTCCTCGACACGATCCTCTCCGAGGGGGCGAGCGTGCTGGTGTTCACCCAGTACGTCCGGATGGCGCGCTTGCTGGAACAGCACCTGGCGGCCAGGGGGGTGCCGACCCAGTTCCTGCACGGGGGAACCCCGGTCGCGGAGCGGGAAGCCATGGTGAACCGCTTCCAGGCCGGCGCGGCACCGGTGTTCCTGCTGTCGCTGAAGGCCGCCGGCACGGGCCTCAACCTGACCCGGGCCGGCCACGTCGTGCATTTCGACCGCTGGTGGAACCCTGCGGTCGAGGCGCAGGCCACCGACCGGGCGTACCGGATCGGGCAGACCCAGCCCGTGCAGGTGCACCGGCTGATCGCCGAGGGGACGATCGAGGACCGGATCGCCGCCATGCTGGCCCGCAAGCAGGGGCTCGCGGACGCGGTGCTCGGCGGCGGCGAGGCCGCGCTGACGGAACTGACCGATGCCGAGCTGGCCGACCTGGTCGAGCTGCGAGGGGGCGCACGATGA
- a CDS encoding fatty acid desaturase family protein gives MPQAVAATVAPDPRAEAGSPADPPAAGSDFAPLLRTVKGQGLLERRTGWYARGIAVNLAALGAVISGMVLLGDTWWNVVLALPLAVLWTRTAFFGHDAGHAQISGDRKAARIIGLVHANLFLGMNEAWWNDKHVRHHANPNHVDKDPDVGVGALVWTRKQAAQRQGLARRLTRNQARLFFPMLLLEGIALKIYGFQFLRRQPLRERVLSGALLAGHLALYAALLLSTMSPGKAVVFALAHHALFGLHLGMAFAPNHKGMEMPDPDGDRWSHLQRQVLTSRNVRGAVLTDWFLGGLNYQIEHHLFPSMPRPHLRLAQPLVKAHCESIGMPYTETGLVESYRQALRHMHEVGEPLR, from the coding sequence ATGCCCCAGGCGGTAGCAGCCACCGTTGCGCCAGACCCCCGAGCCGAAGCGGGCAGTCCGGCGGACCCGCCGGCCGCAGGCAGTGATTTCGCGCCGCTCCTCAGGACGGTGAAAGGCCAGGGCCTCCTGGAACGGCGGACCGGCTGGTACGCCAGGGGGATCGCCGTGAACCTGGCAGCCCTCGGAGCGGTGATCTCCGGCATGGTGCTCCTGGGTGACACCTGGTGGAACGTCGTCCTCGCGCTGCCGCTGGCCGTCCTGTGGACCCGTACCGCCTTCTTCGGGCATGACGCGGGGCACGCCCAGATATCAGGCGACCGCAAGGCCGCACGGATCATCGGACTCGTGCACGCGAACCTGTTCCTGGGCATGAACGAGGCCTGGTGGAACGACAAACACGTACGCCACCACGCGAACCCCAACCACGTCGACAAGGACCCCGACGTCGGCGTCGGCGCCCTCGTGTGGACCCGGAAGCAGGCCGCGCAGCGCCAGGGACTGGCCCGCCGGCTCACCCGGAACCAGGCACGCCTCTTCTTCCCGATGCTGCTGCTCGAAGGCATCGCCCTCAAGATCTACGGCTTCCAGTTCCTGCGGCGCCAGCCCCTCCGGGAGCGGGTCCTCTCCGGTGCTCTGCTCGCCGGCCACCTCGCCCTGTACGCCGCACTGCTGCTGAGCACGATGTCCCCCGGCAAGGCCGTCGTCTTCGCCCTCGCGCACCACGCGCTCTTCGGACTCCACCTGGGCATGGCGTTCGCCCCGAACCACAAGGGCATGGAGATGCCCGACCCCGACGGCGACCGGTGGAGTCACCTGCAGCGCCAGGTCCTCACCTCGCGCAACGTGCGCGGCGCCGTGCTCACCGACTGGTTCCTCGGCGGCCTGAACTACCAGATAGAGCACCATCTCTTCCCGAGCATGCCCCGGCCCCACCTGCGACTTGCCCAGCCCTTGGTGAAGGCCCACTGTGAGTCCATCGGCATGCCCTACACGGAGACCGGCCTCGTCGAGTCCTACCGGCAGGCCCTGCGGCACATGCACGAGGTCGGGGAGCCGCTGCGCTGA
- a CDS encoding MOSC domain-containing protein encodes MYSFTKPNRDSITLLAGLGVQGDVHAGVTVKHRSRVAQDPTQPNLRQVHFIHQELFGELREAGFEVAPGDLGENVTTSGIDLLALPVGTLLRLGEEAVVEVTGLRNPCLQIDIFRDGLLKQVVGRADDGTVVRKAGIMGIVVTGGTVRPGDEIHAELPAEPHRPLERV; translated from the coding sequence GTGTACTCGTTCACCAAGCCGAACAGGGACAGCATCACGCTGCTGGCCGGGCTCGGAGTGCAGGGCGACGTACACGCCGGAGTCACGGTCAAACACCGCTCGCGCGTCGCACAGGATCCGACCCAGCCCAATCTGCGCCAGGTCCACTTCATCCACCAAGAGCTCTTCGGCGAACTGCGGGAGGCCGGGTTCGAGGTCGCCCCGGGCGACCTCGGGGAGAACGTCACCACCAGCGGGATCGATCTGCTCGCGCTTCCGGTGGGGACGCTGCTCCGGCTCGGCGAAGAGGCTGTCGTCGAGGTGACGGGGCTGCGTAACCCCTGCCTGCAGATCGACATCTTCCGGGACGGACTCCTCAAGCAGGTCGTCGGCCGGGCTGACGACGGCACCGTGGTCCGCAAGGCGGGGATCATGGGGATCGTCGTGACGGGCGGGACCGTGCGGCCCGGCGACGAGATCCACGCGGAACTCCCCGCCGAACCGCACCGACCGCTGGAGCGCGTCTAG
- a CDS encoding TetR/AcrR family transcriptional regulator, protein MTPAGRRIVAAAEELFYNRGITAVGVDLIAEHSGVTKRTLYNRFGSKDHLVGVYLAERDQRWRTLVRATVDAVDSPAEKVTAPFEALRTWSGTNTRGCAFINALAELPDPSHPAYRIAANQKLWLLEVFTELATAAGCSRPAALATRLLVLHEGALATQPLPLDSLPESIEAARVLVRAALSPRH, encoded by the coding sequence ATGACGCCGGCGGGCAGGCGCATCGTGGCCGCCGCGGAGGAGTTGTTCTACAACCGGGGAATCACGGCGGTCGGCGTGGATCTGATCGCCGAACACTCCGGGGTGACCAAGCGGACCCTGTACAACCGGTTCGGCTCGAAGGACCACCTCGTCGGCGTTTACCTCGCGGAGCGCGACCAGCGCTGGCGAACGCTGGTCCGTGCCACCGTCGATGCCGTCGACTCCCCCGCCGAGAAGGTCACCGCGCCCTTCGAGGCGCTGCGGACCTGGAGCGGGACGAACACCCGCGGATGCGCCTTCATCAACGCGCTGGCCGAACTCCCGGATCCTTCGCATCCCGCGTACCGCATCGCGGCGAACCAGAAACTCTGGCTGCTGGAAGTGTTCACCGAACTCGCCACCGCGGCGGGCTGTTCGCGCCCGGCTGCCCTGGCCACCCGGCTTCTCGTGCTGCACGAGGGCGCTCTCGCCACGCAGCCCCTCCCGCTCGACAGCCTCCCGGAGAGCATCGAGGCGGCACGCGTTCTGGTCCGCGCCGCCTTGTCTCCTCGCCACTAG
- a CDS encoding zinc-binding dehydrogenase yields the protein MSASQSMRAVRITRHGGPDVLEPAEVAVPAPRAGEVLVEVSAVALNNTDLWTREGAYGVPGDPEARSGWRGPITFPRIQGADVAGRVVAVGPGVEVSLTGRRVVVDPATYDSEGPDANPVGLMGSERDGGYAEYVTAAAERVHDVTASPLTDDQLAALPTAYGTALGMIERGRLRKGESVLVSGASGGVGLALVQIARARGAKVLAISSGPKVDAVREAGAHAVVDRAADIAEQVRAAAPEGIDVALDVVAGGLVSEGLPLLREGGRWVIAGALGGHGVAFDVRRLYLHNAQLIGSAMHTPAHFDLLMDMARRAEVQPVIAATFPLERAAEAQKELSRRAHVGKIVMHP from the coding sequence ATGAGTGCGTCCCAGTCCATGCGAGCGGTGCGGATCACCCGGCACGGAGGGCCGGACGTCCTTGAACCGGCGGAGGTGGCCGTCCCCGCCCCACGAGCCGGAGAAGTGCTGGTCGAGGTCAGCGCCGTAGCCCTCAACAACACCGATCTGTGGACCCGGGAGGGTGCCTACGGCGTTCCGGGAGACCCGGAGGCGCGGTCGGGCTGGCGCGGCCCGATCACCTTTCCGCGTATCCAGGGCGCCGACGTGGCCGGCCGCGTCGTGGCCGTCGGGCCCGGGGTGGAGGTGAGCCTGACGGGACGCCGCGTGGTCGTCGACCCCGCGACGTACGACTCCGAAGGGCCGGACGCCAATCCGGTGGGCTTGATGGGGAGCGAACGCGACGGCGGCTACGCCGAGTACGTGACGGCGGCGGCGGAGCGCGTCCACGACGTCACCGCATCCCCCCTCACGGACGACCAGCTCGCGGCACTGCCCACCGCCTACGGCACCGCGCTGGGCATGATCGAGCGGGGCCGGCTGCGGAAAGGGGAATCCGTCCTGGTCTCCGGAGCGTCGGGCGGCGTGGGCCTCGCGCTGGTGCAGATCGCCCGTGCGCGCGGAGCGAAGGTGCTCGCCATCAGCAGCGGACCCAAGGTCGACGCAGTGCGCGAAGCAGGCGCGCACGCGGTCGTCGACCGCGCGGCAGACATCGCCGAGCAGGTCCGTGCCGCCGCCCCCGAGGGCATCGACGTCGCACTCGACGTCGTGGCCGGCGGGCTGGTGAGCGAGGGGCTTCCGCTGTTGCGCGAAGGGGGCCGGTGGGTCATCGCCGGTGCACTCGGCGGACACGGTGTCGCTTTCGACGTGCGTCGCCTCTACCTGCACAACGCCCAGCTCATCGGGTCCGCGATGCATACGCCCGCACACTTCGACCTCCTCATGGACATGGCCCGCCGGGCGGAGGTCCAGCCCGTCATCGCCGCCACGTTCCCACTGGAGCGGGCGGCCGAGGCGCAGAAGGAACTCTCCCGCAGGGCGCACGTGGGCAAGATCGTCATGCACCCCTGA
- a CDS encoding GNAT family N-acetyltransferase, whose protein sequence is MNALRLEAWSEAGLTILHRQNTPGMTEHVGGPETEQAVIARHQRYLGLEGGEMLIVRLGDVAIGSVGYWEREWGGADVYETGYGILPEFGGHGYAAESLRLAADRAAARGTRRHLHAFPHVDHAASNAVCRKAGFELIGEVSFEYPKGTWLQSNDWRLDLSALGV, encoded by the coding sequence ATGAACGCCCTCCGCCTCGAAGCATGGTCCGAAGCAGGTCTGACGATCCTGCACCGCCAGAACACTCCCGGGATGACCGAGCACGTCGGAGGGCCCGAGACCGAGCAGGCGGTCATCGCCCGCCATCAGCGTTACCTGGGTCTTGAAGGCGGCGAGATGCTGATCGTCCGCCTCGGAGACGTGGCGATCGGTTCGGTCGGGTACTGGGAGCGCGAATGGGGTGGTGCGGACGTGTACGAGACCGGATACGGGATCCTCCCCGAGTTCGGCGGTCACGGATACGCGGCCGAGAGCCTCCGGCTGGCCGCGGATCGGGCGGCGGCACGTGGCACACGGCGTCACCTGCACGCGTTTCCCCACGTGGACCACGCGGCGTCGAACGCGGTGTGCCGCAAGGCGGGGTTCGAGCTGATCGGCGAGGTCTCCTTCGAGTACCCCAAGGGCACCTGGCTGCAGTCGAACGACTGGCGGCTCGACCTGAGTGCCCTCGGCGTCTGA
- a CDS encoding oxygenase MpaB family protein, whose translation MNRYERLAAIRRLDPERDFLEIYRLTVTYEFPWDITRALELALYRTYAVPSIGRLLAETGELTERSQKRYDDTSLLLDTIVEHGFDSGPGRTAVRRINRMHRSYDIGDDDMRYVLCTFVVTPKRWLDAYGWRPLSGHEKQAFAAYYRTLGARMGIRELPQTYDDFERVLDAYEDAHFGWDDGARRVSDATLALVGTWYPRPLAPVVRGATLALLDDTLLRAFRYERPGTLARGLTRGALRLRARAVRLMPPRTVAHHARQNPEIKGYPNGYEVALLGTFPTPGLRGCPVVPVRPPVAPPE comes from the coding sequence GTGAACCGGTACGAACGCCTTGCCGCGATCCGGCGTCTTGATCCGGAGCGGGACTTCCTGGAGATCTACCGCCTCACCGTCACCTACGAGTTCCCCTGGGACATCACCAGGGCCCTCGAACTCGCCCTCTACCGCACCTACGCCGTCCCCAGCATCGGCCGGCTCCTGGCGGAGACCGGGGAACTGACGGAGCGTTCGCAGAAGAGGTACGACGACACCTCGCTCCTCCTGGACACCATCGTGGAGCACGGCTTCGACAGCGGGCCCGGGCGCACGGCCGTCCGGCGGATCAACCGCATGCACCGCAGTTACGACATCGGCGACGACGACATGCGCTACGTGCTGTGCACCTTCGTCGTCACCCCCAAACGCTGGCTCGACGCCTACGGCTGGCGCCCGCTGTCCGGACACGAGAAGCAGGCGTTCGCCGCGTACTACCGGACGCTCGGCGCCCGCATGGGCATCCGGGAACTGCCGCAGACCTACGACGACTTCGAGCGCGTCCTCGATGCCTACGAGGACGCGCACTTCGGCTGGGACGACGGCGCGCGCCGGGTCTCCGACGCGACGCTCGCCCTGGTGGGCACCTGGTACCCGCGCCCGCTCGCTCCCGTCGTGCGCGGGGCCACTCTCGCCCTGCTCGACGACACGCTGCTGCGGGCGTTCCGGTACGAGCGGCCCGGCACCCTGGCCCGTGGTCTGACCCGAGGGGCGCTGCGCCTGAGAGCCCGCGCCGTACGCCTGATGCCGCCGCGCACCGTCGCCCACCACGCCCGGCAGAACCCTGAGATCAAGGGGTACCCGAACGGCTACGAGGTGGCCCTGCTCGGCACCTTCCCCACGCCGGGACTGCGGGGCTGTCCCGTGGTCCCCGTCCGGCCACCGGTCGCACCGCCCGAGTGA
- a CDS encoding class I SAM-dependent methyltransferase codes for MADDHTHVQEFFTVRAADWDSRFPDDGPAYAAAVGELGLRPGDAVLDAGCGTGRALPALRAEVGPGGTVLGADLTPAMLRAAARAGRAASGALLLADVARLPLRSASLDGVFAAGLIAHFADPGRGLTELARAVRPGGRLALFHPIGRAALAARHGRTLSDDDLRAEPRLAPLLADAGWRLESYTDEDDRFLALAVRTA; via the coding sequence ATGGCCGACGACCACACACACGTGCAGGAGTTCTTCACCGTCCGGGCAGCGGACTGGGACAGCCGTTTCCCCGACGACGGCCCGGCCTACGCCGCCGCCGTAGGTGAGCTCGGCCTGCGACCGGGCGACGCCGTGCTCGACGCGGGCTGCGGTACGGGGCGGGCCCTCCCCGCACTGCGTGCCGAGGTGGGACCGGGCGGCACGGTGCTGGGGGCCGATCTGACGCCCGCCATGCTGCGGGCTGCGGCGCGCGCGGGCCGGGCGGCGAGCGGGGCACTGCTCCTGGCCGACGTCGCACGGCTCCCCCTGCGCTCCGCGAGCCTCGACGGGGTGTTCGCCGCGGGGCTGATCGCGCACTTCGCGGATCCGGGGCGGGGGCTCACGGAGCTGGCCCGTGCGGTACGTCCGGGTGGCCGGCTCGCCCTGTTCCATCCCATCGGGCGGGCAGCACTGGCCGCCCGGCACGGACGCACGCTCTCGGACGACGACCTACGCGCCGAACCGCGCCTCGCGCCTCTCCTGGCGGACGCCGGGTGGCGTCTGGAGTCGTACACCGACGAGGACGACCGCTTCCTCGCGCTGGCCGTACGCACCGCCTGA